The following are from one region of the Microbacterium paraoxydans genome:
- a CDS encoding ABC-2 transporter permease, whose amino-acid sequence MTAAPAVTTPAVAPPAVDSGRRLTFARAVRGEAIKLITLRSTWWSIAIAAVLTIGIAVLIAQAIDAPGFDPIQAVVMPIQFTMLLAGIIGAISVTGEYSTGMIRSTLTADPIRGSVLLAKSLVLAGFLFLSSLVIFGVAAVAVSAVVAGREQGIDWSDPAASVLPIVVASLAMAVFALIGVAFGFILRSGAGAIAATVGLLFVLPIVASFFAMAGEAWAWVIDASAYLPVAAAQSAILPGDAATLDAPVAFLTLGCWVVGGLLAAWAVLRTRDA is encoded by the coding sequence ATGACCGCCGCCCCCGCCGTGACGACCCCGGCCGTCGCGCCCCCAGCCGTCGACTCGGGTCGCCGCCTCACCTTCGCACGAGCCGTGCGCGGCGAGGCGATCAAGCTCATCACCCTCCGGTCGACGTGGTGGTCCATCGCGATCGCCGCCGTGCTCACGATCGGCATCGCCGTCCTCATCGCCCAGGCGATCGATGCCCCCGGGTTCGACCCGATCCAGGCCGTCGTCATGCCGATCCAGTTCACGATGCTGCTCGCCGGCATCATCGGAGCGATCTCGGTGACCGGCGAGTACTCCACGGGCATGATCCGCTCGACGCTGACCGCCGACCCGATCCGCGGGTCCGTGCTGCTGGCGAAGTCGCTCGTGCTCGCGGGCTTCCTCTTCCTGTCGTCGCTGGTCATCTTCGGCGTCGCCGCGGTCGCCGTGTCCGCCGTGGTCGCGGGACGGGAGCAGGGCATCGACTGGTCGGACCCCGCGGCCTCCGTCCTGCCGATCGTGGTCGCCTCCCTCGCCATGGCCGTCTTCGCGCTGATCGGCGTGGCGTTCGGCTTCATCCTGCGCTCGGGTGCCGGAGCGATCGCGGCGACGGTCGGTCTGCTGTTCGTCCTGCCGATCGTCGCGAGCTTCTTCGCGATGGCGGGAGAGGCCTGGGCCTGGGTGATCGACGCCTCCGCCTACCTGCCGGTCGCCGCCGCGCAGAGCGCGATCCTGCCCGGTGACGCGGCGACACTGGATGCGCCAGTCGCCTTCCTCACCCTCGGCTGTTGGGTGGTCGGCGGTCTGCTGGCCGCGTGGGCCGTCCTCCGCACGCGCGACGCGTAG
- a CDS encoding sensor histidine kinase, with the protein MPAKRRGTDTVREDEGLRLPRPPGVFRRFWARHPVLADVLLTLLCIVLTITPAARIDDADRGPVGLVLAALLPLCVVAASATLLWRRRKPWLPAIAAILLEVFLLFTALPGSSPLLLFAGYSLAVYRSTRAAWTAFGIGVAASASGAGLLLWAGVFTLQEAVNALLGTVVLGLIGTLIGANVGNRKRYLDAVIDRSRQLLVERDQQAQLAAAAERARIAREMHDIVSHSLTVVVALSEGAAATPDREQARAAATSAADTARSALTQMRAMLGVLRDDDAPLLLAPVSPASPQETVAAAQRTGYPVTLATTGQADVSSDVAHALGRIVQEGVTNAMRHAPTATAAAVRLEYAPATVVVEIVNDGVAGSPGEGGFGLRGLQERAAHVHGTLESRPDGAGRWILRAVLPTEEENR; encoded by the coding sequence GTGCCGGCGAAGCGACGCGGAACGGACACCGTCCGGGAGGACGAGGGGCTGCGGCTCCCTCGTCCTCCCGGCGTGTTCCGGCGTTTCTGGGCGCGCCATCCCGTCCTCGCCGACGTCCTGCTCACCCTGCTCTGCATCGTCCTCACGATCACACCCGCCGCGCGCATCGACGATGCCGACCGCGGCCCCGTCGGGCTCGTGCTCGCCGCCCTGCTGCCGCTCTGCGTGGTCGCCGCCTCCGCCACCCTGCTCTGGCGCCGACGGAAGCCGTGGCTCCCCGCGATCGCCGCGATCCTGCTCGAGGTCTTCCTGCTTTTCACCGCGCTGCCGGGAAGCAGCCCGCTGCTGCTTTTCGCCGGCTACTCCCTCGCCGTCTACCGCTCCACCCGTGCCGCGTGGACCGCTTTCGGCATCGGCGTCGCAGCCAGCGCCTCGGGAGCCGGACTTCTCCTCTGGGCCGGCGTCTTCACACTCCAAGAGGCGGTCAACGCCCTGCTCGGCACGGTCGTGCTCGGTCTCATCGGCACCCTGATCGGCGCGAACGTCGGCAACCGGAAGCGCTACCTGGACGCCGTCATCGACCGCTCCCGGCAGCTCCTCGTGGAGCGCGACCAGCAGGCGCAGCTCGCCGCAGCGGCGGAGCGGGCGCGGATCGCACGCGAGATGCACGACATCGTGTCGCACTCCCTGACCGTGGTCGTGGCGCTGTCCGAGGGTGCGGCCGCCACCCCGGACCGCGAACAGGCGCGCGCGGCGGCCACCTCTGCGGCGGACACCGCCCGCAGCGCGCTCACGCAGATGCGGGCGATGCTCGGCGTGCTCCGGGACGACGACGCCCCGCTCCTCCTCGCGCCGGTCTCGCCCGCCTCTCCACAGGAGACCGTCGCGGCGGCGCAGCGGACCGGTTATCCGGTCACCCTCGCCACGACGGGGCAGGCGGATGTCTCGTCCGACGTCGCCCATGCGCTCGGACGGATCGTGCAGGAGGGGGTGACGAACGCGATGCGGCACGCGCCGACCGCGACGGCCGCGGCCGTGCGTCTGGAGTACGCGCCCGCTACCGTGGTCGTCGAGATCGTCAACGACGGCGTCGCGGGCTCTCCGGGCGAAGGAGGCTTCGGTCTCCGAGGTCTCCAGGAACGCGCTGCCCACGTGCACGGCACACTGGAGTCACGGCCGGACGGCGCGGGCCGATGGATCCTCCGTGCCGTCCTGCCGACAGAGGAGGAGAACAGATGA
- a CDS encoding response regulator: MTSPIRVLLVDDQELIRLGFRMVLEAEPDIVVIGEAADGKAAIAQSAALAPDLVLMDIRMPELDGIAATTAIVGAHPETKVLVLTTFDLDEYAFGAIRAGASGFLLKDAQRHEMLSAVRAVHRGDAALAPRVTRVLLEHVGSQLGTSALDEVDDAGYRSLTEREREVFVAIGRGLTNAEIAASLYVGESTVKTHVGRILAKLGARDRIHAVILAHRLGLVGR; the protein is encoded by the coding sequence ATGACATCGCCCATCCGTGTGCTCCTGGTCGACGACCAGGAGCTGATCCGCCTGGGGTTCCGCATGGTCCTGGAGGCGGAGCCCGACATCGTCGTGATCGGCGAAGCCGCCGACGGGAAGGCGGCGATCGCGCAGAGCGCCGCGCTCGCCCCGGACCTCGTGCTGATGGACATCCGCATGCCCGAGCTCGACGGGATCGCGGCGACGACGGCCATCGTCGGCGCCCACCCCGAGACGAAGGTGCTCGTCCTCACCACCTTCGACCTCGACGAGTACGCCTTCGGCGCGATCCGGGCCGGTGCCAGCGGGTTCCTCCTGAAAGACGCCCAGCGCCACGAGATGCTCTCCGCCGTCCGTGCCGTCCATCGCGGAGACGCCGCGCTGGCGCCGCGGGTGACCCGCGTGCTGCTGGAGCACGTCGGCTCGCAGCTCGGAACCAGCGCCCTCGACGAGGTCGACGACGCCGGGTACCGCTCCCTGACCGAGCGCGAGCGCGAGGTGTTCGTCGCGATCGGCCGCGGGCTCACCAACGCCGAGATCGCGGCGTCCCTCTACGTCGGCGAGTCCACCGTCAAGACGCATGTCGGGCGGATCCTGGCGAA
- a CDS encoding ABC transporter ATP-binding protein: MITAEGLTKRFGDKTAVDGVSFTVQPGTVTGFLGPNGAGKSTTMRMIVGLDRPTAGRATVAGQEYRKLRAPLTEVGVLLDAKAVHTGRTARDHLRAMAATHGIPTSRVDEVIELAGIGAVARKRAGKFSLGMGQRLGIASALLGDPHTLILDEPVNGLDPEGVRWVRQFVRHAASEGRTVLLSSHLMSEMAQTADHVIVMGRGKVLADAPLAELVRSWTTNRVRVRTPRPTDLVAAVGGPDVEIVSAAPDLLDIAGLPAARIGDLAAERGIPLHELTPTTGSLEEAYLALTGDAVEYRTKELS; the protein is encoded by the coding sequence ATGATCACCGCAGAAGGCCTCACCAAGAGATTCGGGGACAAGACCGCCGTCGACGGCGTGTCCTTCACCGTGCAGCCGGGGACCGTCACCGGCTTCCTCGGACCGAACGGCGCAGGGAAGTCGACGACCATGCGCATGATCGTCGGGCTGGACCGTCCGACGGCGGGCCGGGCGACCGTCGCCGGCCAGGAGTATCGCAAGCTCCGGGCGCCCCTCACCGAGGTCGGCGTGCTCCTCGATGCCAAGGCCGTGCACACCGGTCGGACCGCGCGCGACCACCTCCGGGCCATGGCCGCCACGCACGGCATCCCGACGTCGCGCGTCGACGAGGTCATCGAGCTCGCCGGCATCGGCGCGGTCGCCCGCAAGCGCGCCGGGAAGTTCTCCCTCGGCATGGGGCAGCGCCTCGGGATCGCCTCCGCACTGCTCGGCGACCCGCACACCCTCATCCTCGACGAGCCGGTCAACGGCCTCGACCCGGAGGGCGTCCGCTGGGTGCGGCAGTTCGTCCGGCATGCCGCCTCCGAGGGCCGGACGGTCCTGCTGTCCAGTCACCTCATGAGCGAGATGGCGCAGACCGCAGACCACGTCATCGTGATGGGACGGGGCAAGGTCCTCGCCGACGCTCCGCTGGCCGAGCTGGTGCGCTCCTGGACGACCAACCGCGTGCGCGTGCGGACACCCCGCCCCACCGACCTCGTGGCCGCGGTGGGCGGTCCGGACGTGGAGATCGTCAGCGCCGCTCCCGATCTGCTCGACATCGCGGGGCTCCCGGCAGCGCGCATCGGCGACCTCGCCGCGGAGCGCGGGATCCCGCTGCACGAACTCACCCCGACCACCGGATCCCTCGAAGAGGCCTACCTCGCCCTCACCGGCGACGCCGTCGAGTACCGCACGAAGGAGCTCTCATGA